In the genome of Lynx canadensis isolate LIC74 chromosome F1, mLynCan4.pri.v2, whole genome shotgun sequence, one region contains:
- the ACKR1 gene encoding atypical chemokine receptor 1: MGVGQRLPDFPAPPRRLAHGPAQNRWPSLVPGTYLGATVTDRTSPALASACSELSGTMGNCLQHRVADEDATKFTLGEDIWDEFNDSYDMNYNYSIVEAAAPCRSCPLLDDSSLPFFVLASVLGILAGGAVLFALLRPLFRWRVCPERPVLVQLAVGSTLFSIVVPILAPGLNGVQSTALCRLAHLLWYGSAFAQALLIGCHACLGPKLGVGHVAGITLWLTVGLWGAALLLGLPVTLASDTSRGLCSLSFNKSPRFLPLLHVVASLTAFTLLPLGLLGTKALTKAWGRWPGPCVSVLWVWFVFWWPHGVALGLDFLVRSKSLVLPTCLAQQALDLLLHLAEALAILHGVATPLLLALFYHQTTRTPLPSLPLSVRRPSHLDPPGGKSQLPSHLST, from the exons ATGGGCGTGGGGCAAAGGCTTCCTGACTTTCCCGCTCCCCCCCGCCGCCTGGCCCATGGCCCTGCCCAGAACCGATGGCCTTCATTAGTCCCTGGCACTTATCTTGGAGCCACAGTCACCGACAGGACGTCCCCGGCCCTTGCCTCTGCCTGCTCTGAGCTCAGCGGCACCATGGGGAACTGTCTGCAGCACCGG GTGGCGGATGAGGACGCTACGAAGTTCACCTTGGGAGAAGATATCTGGGATGAGTTTAATGACTCCTACGACATGAACTACAACTACAGCATTGTGGAAGCCGCCGCCCCCTGCCGCTCCTGCCCCCTGCTCGACgactcctctctgcccttcttcgtCCTCGCCAGCGTCCTGGGCATCCTTGCGGGGGGAGCCGTGCTCTTTGCGCTTCTCAGGCCTCTCTTCCGCTGGCGGGTCTGCCCTGAGCGGCCGGTCCTCGTACAGCTGGCCGTGGGCAGCACCCTCTTCAGTATCGTGGTGCCCATCCTGGCCCCGGGGCTCAACGGGGTGCAGAGCACGGCCCTGTGCCGCCTGGCACACTTGCTCTGGTACGGCTCAGCCTTTGCCCAGGCTCTGCTGATTGGGTGCCACGCCTGCCTGGGCCCCAAACTGGGTGTGGGCCACGTCGCGGGCATCACCCTGTGGCTCACTGTGGGACTCTGGGGGGCGGCTCTTCTCCTGGGGCTGCCCGTCACGCTGGCCAGTGACACCTCCCGTGGACTCTGCTCCCTGAGCTTCAACAAGAGCCCCAGGTTTCTGCCGCTTTTGCACGTGGTGGCCAGTCTTACCGCCTTCACCTTGTTGCCACTGGGCTTGTTAGGTACCAAGGCGCTGACGAAAGCGTGGGGCAGGTGGCCAGGTCCCTGCGTTAGTGTCCTGTGGGTCTGGTTTGTTTTCTGGTGGCCTCATGGGGTGGCTCTGGGCTTGGACTTTCTTGTGAGGTCCAAGTCCTTGGTACTGCCGACGTGTCTGGCCCAGCAGGCTCTGGACCTGCTCCTGCACCTGGCAGAGGCCCTGGCGATACTCCACGGTGTGGCCACGCCCCTGCTCCTGGCCCTGTTCTACCACCAGACCACCCGCacgcccctgccctccctgcctctctcggTAAGACGGCCTTCTCATCTGGACCCCCCGGGAGGCAAGTCCCAGCTCCCTTCGCACCTGTCAACCTGA